One part of the Flavobacterium johnsoniae UW101 genome encodes these proteins:
- a CDS encoding helix-turn-helix domain-containing protein, translating to MDINNISFEHLPKAVSFLAKEIAEIKSLIQNVQIYESKEKSIPIDIIEASRLIGKAKSTIYALVRQRKIPCYKYGKKLYFFEDELLEWISKWKKKTIQEIESEALKYNHKNR from the coding sequence ATGGACATAAATAATATCTCCTTTGAACACCTGCCTAAGGCGGTATCATTCTTAGCGAAAGAAATTGCAGAAATTAAGTCTTTGATTCAAAATGTGCAGATATATGAATCTAAAGAAAAAAGTATTCCCATTGATATTATAGAAGCAAGCCGGTTAATAGGAAAAGCAAAGTCTACAATATATGCTCTTGTTAGGCAGAGAAAAATTCCTTGCTATAAATATGGTAAAAAGTTGTATTTTTTTGAAGATGAACTTTTAGAATGGATCTCTAAATGGAAAAAGAAAACAATACAAGAAATCGAATCAGAAGCATTGAAATATAATCATAAGAATAGATAG
- a CDS encoding site-specific integrase, translating into MKQLAKTKVTVRLRKADDRKEWYVYIESYPVEVSGRKTPQRIREYLNRTVTTVEWDKKRTARTDAAGSKSYKPKRSDNGIIICRSESDCAIMLYADGVRKIRQKEYDNIDLYTDADKLLAEQKEKGKEDFIKYVAAVAAKRHNRSSKSIRINWERLAEFLKSFSNGSLNFSQIDSRMAEDFKLFLLGAPQGGGKKGTISRNTAGTYFAIFKAAVKQAFIDGYLTVDLSSKIKGIPEEESRREYLTIEELNALASTDCEKDVLKRAALFSALTGLRHSDIQKLRWKEIAVEDGMAKLHFTQKKTKGVEYMPISQQALQLCGEPRLPGQLVFEDLPDPSWISRPLKKWVLSAGIKKNITFHCFRHTFATLQLSSGTDIYTVSKMLGHTNVKTTQIYAKVVDEKKNKASEAIQLVSLKKKEL; encoded by the coding sequence ATGAAACAATTAGCAAAAACCAAAGTGACCGTGCGTCTTCGAAAAGCAGATGACCGAAAAGAATGGTATGTTTACATAGAAAGCTATCCTGTTGAGGTTTCTGGAAGGAAAACTCCCCAGAGAATCCGTGAATATTTGAACAGAACCGTAACAACAGTGGAGTGGGATAAGAAAAGGACTGCCCGGACAGATGCAGCGGGATCAAAGTCCTACAAACCCAAACGCAGCGATAACGGAATTATAATCTGCAGAAGCGAAAGCGACTGTGCAATAATGTTGTATGCTGACGGAGTACGTAAAATAAGGCAGAAAGAATACGATAATATTGATCTATATACTGATGCTGATAAACTGTTGGCTGAACAGAAAGAAAAAGGAAAAGAGGATTTTATTAAATATGTTGCTGCTGTTGCTGCTAAAAGGCACAACCGAAGTTCAAAATCCATTCGCATCAATTGGGAGCGGTTGGCAGAATTTTTAAAAAGCTTTTCAAATGGCAGCTTGAATTTTTCTCAGATTGACAGCAGAATGGCTGAAGATTTTAAACTGTTTCTGCTGGGCGCGCCACAGGGAGGAGGCAAAAAGGGAACCATTTCCCGTAACACTGCGGGAACTTATTTTGCGATATTTAAAGCGGCTGTAAAGCAGGCATTTATCGACGGATATCTAACAGTTGATTTATCTTCAAAAATAAAAGGCATTCCAGAGGAGGAGTCAAGACGTGAATATCTGACTATTGAAGAATTAAATGCACTGGCATCAACTGATTGTGAAAAAGACGTTCTCAAAAGAGCCGCGCTTTTCTCGGCCCTCACAGGTCTGAGGCATTCTGACATTCAGAAGCTGCGCTGGAAAGAAATAGCTGTAGAAGATGGGATGGCTAAACTGCATTTTACGCAGAAAAAGACAAAGGGTGTGGAATATATGCCTATTTCCCAGCAGGCTCTCCAGCTATGTGGAGAGCCGAGGCTTCCCGGGCAGCTTGTTTTTGAAGATCTTCCAGACCCGTCGTGGATTTCTCGCCCTCTGAAAAAATGGGTTCTATCGGCAGGCATTAAAAAAAATATTACCTTCCACTGCTTCCGACATACATTTGCAACACTGCAGTTATCCAGCGGTACAGACATTTATACGGTAAGTAAAATGCTGGGACATACCAACGTAAAAACTACTCAAATCTATGCAAAAGTGGTAGATGAGAAGAAAAATAAAGCATCAGAAGCAATACAACTGGTATCTTTAAAGAAAAAAGAGTTATGA
- a CDS encoding helix-turn-helix domain-containing protein, protein MKRTNKQCLNCGEEFNPKTVTSVYCSHVCSKKAYKLKMKRLKIDEELKALTDKIPENRAFISVPEAGMLFGINNKSLYRLIDQGKIPSINLGSRLIRIDRRVMEEMFGHARTLPQAESRLKKKLYSLEKEDCYSIGEIAHRFQISEGSVYSHIRKYSIPTRQIGKHVYAPKSEIDNLYNGNDFI, encoded by the coding sequence ATGAAAAGAACGAACAAACAATGTCTTAACTGCGGAGAGGAATTTAATCCTAAAACCGTCACTTCTGTTTACTGCTCGCATGTATGCAGTAAAAAAGCATACAAACTGAAGATGAAACGGCTTAAAATTGATGAGGAGCTTAAAGCGCTAACGGATAAAATACCCGAGAATAGGGCATTTATCTCTGTTCCAGAAGCTGGCATGCTTTTTGGCATTAACAATAAGTCCCTTTATCGGCTTATAGACCAGGGAAAAATTCCTTCAATTAATCTGGGATCCCGCCTTATAAGAATAGACCGCAGAGTTATGGAAGAGATGTTCGGCCATGCACGTACTCTGCCGCAGGCTGAAAGCAGACTGAAGAAAAAATTATACAGCCTTGAAAAAGAGGACTGCTATTCTATCGGCGAAATAGCTCATAGATTTCAGATATCTGAAGGTTCTGTCTACAGCCATATCAGAAAATATTCAATCCCGACCAGACAAATTGGAAAGCATGTATATGCTCCAAAAAGCGAAATTGATAATTTGTATAACGGAAATGATTTTATATGA
- a CDS encoding competence protein CoiA family protein: MNEILYTIAKDPEGNLFTALSAQKGTQYYCVNCNNILVLKKSGKTGPRRKRPHFAHKSLMPNCQPETALHFGFKTLAAERLNLYLEAGTPFSFNWRCDYCGEKHTGNYTKKLKSVRLEYDLKHCKPDIALLDENDAVFAAIEIVVTNKPSERVLNYYLENKIILIQINLKSDDDIYLVKEKLTEPDLVKFCLNPKCNVCGNFQKKIVMSIIDGKCWNCYSPMKAAVMKDGADKFLFGPEKFSSSEITYAREKGAAISEYQSKITGEQYQANFCPKCGTFIRRFSKLKNYLSYANEGALPMQDFQITYNCSYCCEKKISDDDDWTQILKWQY, from the coding sequence ATGAATGAGATTTTATATACAATTGCAAAAGACCCGGAAGGAAACCTTTTTACCGCACTGTCCGCTCAAAAAGGAACACAATATTATTGTGTGAACTGCAATAATATTTTGGTCCTCAAAAAAAGCGGAAAAACTGGCCCGCGCAGAAAACGTCCACATTTTGCTCATAAATCGCTAATGCCAAACTGCCAGCCTGAAACAGCTCTGCATTTTGGTTTTAAAACTTTAGCGGCAGAAAGATTAAACTTATATTTAGAAGCCGGCACTCCTTTTAGTTTTAACTGGCGCTGCGACTACTGCGGGGAAAAACATACCGGCAATTATACTAAGAAACTAAAATCGGTGAGATTAGAATATGATTTAAAACACTGCAAACCAGATATTGCACTGTTAGATGAAAATGATGCGGTATTTGCGGCAATTGAAATAGTAGTGACCAATAAGCCAAGTGAGCGTGTTTTGAACTACTATCTTGAAAACAAGATAATATTAATCCAGATAAACCTTAAATCGGATGACGATATTTATCTTGTGAAGGAGAAGCTCACTGAACCTGATCTGGTTAAATTCTGTCTGAACCCAAAATGCAATGTCTGCGGTAATTTCCAGAAAAAAATTGTTATGTCGATAATTGACGGGAAATGCTGGAACTGCTACAGCCCAATGAAAGCTGCCGTTATGAAGGATGGGGCAGATAAATTTTTATTCGGACCGGAAAAATTTAGTTCCTCCGAAATTACATACGCCAGAGAAAAAGGTGCAGCAATCAGTGAGTACCAGAGCAAAATTACAGGCGAGCAATATCAGGCGAACTTCTGCCCAAAGTGCGGCACATTTATAAGACGATTTTCTAAACTAAAAAATTATTTGTCGTATGCCAATGAAGGGGCACTGCCGATGCAGGATTTTCAAATCACATATAACTGCAGCTATTGCTGCGAAAAAAAAATATCAGACGATGACGATTGGACACAAATTCTAAAATGGCAATACTAA
- a CDS encoding phospholipase D-like domain-containing protein, whose translation MAWLTDEDIIREITLKKISGVNVQIIISDAKENYVRIAKLKEYLKYAGVLSIGITKPFMHNKFAIIDDRFIINGSYNWSYGARSSEENIFIITLDKSVEEDTALLKKFQLQFQYLSHRVRAVSIADFEELNNFRQRIANPIAVISELDESEILLREEFEEAVKNSINNSLKANIQFDYTGLLQRMQKDGGGVEFVKRLINDEIQTGDMKSGFRKLQEPIPHRVDLSLEYLVSQERFQSLFEPRQVDFCLNLMKQYHL comes from the coding sequence GTGGCATGGCTGACTGATGAGGATATTATCCGAGAAATCACACTAAAGAAAATTTCTGGTGTAAATGTTCAGATTATTATCAGTGATGCAAAAGAAAATTATGTCCGGATAGCTAAATTAAAAGAGTATTTAAAATACGCTGGGGTTTTATCAATCGGAATTACAAAGCCATTCATGCATAATAAGTTTGCAATCATTGATGATCGCTTTATAATCAATGGCTCATACAATTGGTCATATGGAGCGCGGAGCAGTGAGGAAAATATTTTTATCATCACACTCGATAAATCTGTTGAAGAAGATACAGCGCTGCTGAAAAAGTTTCAGCTTCAATTTCAATATTTGTCACATCGCGTAAGAGCTGTTTCGATTGCAGACTTTGAAGAACTTAATAATTTCAGACAACGAATTGCAAATCCAATTGCTGTTATTTCAGAACTGGACGAAAGCGAAATACTGCTTCGCGAAGAATTTGAAGAAGCTGTTAAGAATTCAATTAACAATTCGCTAAAAGCAAATATACAATTTGACTATACCGGACTGCTGCAAAGAATGCAGAAAGATGGCGGCGGCGTTGAATTCGTAAAACGATTAATCAATGATGAAATTCAGACCGGCGATATGAAATCTGGATTTAGAAAACTTCAGGAACCCATTCCGCATCGCGTAGACCTATCTCTGGAATACTTAGTTTCACAAGAGCGGTTTCAAAGCCTATTTGAACCTAGGCAGGTAGATTTCTGTCTGAACCTAATGAAGCAATATCATCTATAA
- a CDS encoding HEPN/Toprim-associated domain-containing protein produces MGSISQLTIADYPLFSYKNGYYQEIANLIFLPEDFIKEVRKNSSRNKLVWGEAYKRDKGSYQFKGYQQTVAICKQRLEILGMTIQKAKREFPIAKKIAADDFFYSFPLSKFSFKNYLDEISDIIKKGEVHYDQLYTNFRESLITGELGIYGQTTASHLYSILSCVPQDSVVEYDLTDIMDGGWIKDNVSEDINLEKILVLTEGKTDVEFISGSLQKLYPHLYPYYHFIDFDEYKVESNASALVKLVIALAASNVKHPIIALFDNDTTGIMEMKRLKSISMNSNFKILKFPDLPYAKKYPSIGPTGLKTMNVNSLACGIEMYFGIDTLTKEGKLIPIHWKAYNEKEKKYQGEISEKSYVQDTFRNKLKSNTVSDFSGIDLILTNIFQAFQQ; encoded by the coding sequence ATGGGATCAATTTCACAATTAACAATTGCCGACTATCCGCTATTCAGCTATAAAAATGGTTACTATCAAGAAATAGCAAACTTGATTTTCCTTCCTGAAGATTTCATTAAAGAAGTGAGAAAAAATTCTTCAAGAAATAAATTGGTATGGGGCGAGGCATATAAAAGAGATAAAGGAAGCTATCAATTTAAAGGCTATCAGCAGACCGTCGCAATATGCAAACAAAGACTTGAAATACTGGGTATGACTATTCAAAAAGCAAAAAGAGAATTCCCAATAGCAAAAAAAATTGCGGCTGATGATTTTTTTTATAGCTTCCCGCTGTCAAAATTTTCTTTCAAAAATTATCTAGATGAAATTTCAGATATAATTAAAAAAGGGGAAGTTCATTATGACCAGCTTTATACCAACTTTCGAGAGAGCCTCATTACGGGTGAGTTAGGCATTTATGGACAAACAACGGCAAGCCATTTATACTCTATATTGAGCTGTGTTCCCCAGGATTCGGTTGTTGAATATGATTTAACCGATATCATGGATGGCGGCTGGATTAAAGACAATGTGTCGGAAGATATTAATCTTGAGAAAATATTGGTTTTGACAGAAGGTAAAACAGACGTAGAGTTTATTAGCGGTTCACTTCAAAAATTATACCCTCACTTATATCCTTATTATCATTTTATTGATTTTGATGAATATAAAGTAGAAAGCAATGCATCAGCATTGGTAAAATTAGTAATTGCACTTGCTGCATCAAATGTCAAGCATCCAATTATCGCACTATTTGACAATGACACTACAGGTATTATGGAAATGAAAAGACTAAAATCTATTTCAATGAACAGCAATTTTAAAATTTTAAAATTTCCAGACTTACCATATGCAAAGAAATATCCATCTATAGGCCCTACAGGTTTAAAAACAATGAATGTCAACAGTTTGGCTTGTGGTATAGAAATGTATTTTGGGATAGATACTCTTACCAAAGAAGGAAAGTTAATTCCTATCCATTGGAAAGCTTATAACGAAAAAGAAAAAAAATATCAGGGTGAAATTTCTGAAAAAAGTTATGTCCAAGATACGTTTAGGAACAAATTGAAATCAAATACAGTTTCTGATTTTTCAGGTATTGATTTAATTTTAACGAATATATTTCAAGCGTTTCAACAATAA
- a CDS encoding transcriptional regulator, with translation MVPFYGLNKSAKCNLKKMTKMTLRLNYSTYFNQNDTIEDLLAPLGKMDLLRAVSYLINRTKSEKNAVDTISNWFNDKNIQAQLIPKTKSNTSILNIISSLNLLTYITEKADTNTEEIISPNDFELRLFKSYLLLNSEQDKIEVAGQKNLPIDGSEEKLSASLITLLYHDYDLQNYILQEVFLVQLIKSIDFFQFIEKDNKLKNHLSLFLSKYNCKTWTEWIMNLLNLILPILDHNDETYSEFRLDRDENFDTSTTFLSLFTIPLEYEELPDFIHLRSNPILKINDETFIIINKLFLVERIFKSLVFEFSLKINKEVKEEYQLKDFRATYCDNFSEQTLLYNALYNCFPNNPKWSKIKGEDFKKMKYSSEPDYYVRFKNKVLIFESKDVILKGNEKHSRDYSILSKCLKEKFLKIEKNNNISKKAILQIIENIRRVLDKYYDKIDTNYKTEFLNFYPILVVHDRQFDTPELNRLINIWFKKELEKAFNKSEQFKINELVIINIDTLILYQEHFKKRGIYGLEIMINKYFEFKKPRICKNQKELEQKYLETSISFSDFIAKEFNKTNFKKVPSFVNEYINKLI, from the coding sequence TTGGTGCCATTTTATGGCTTGAATAAATCAGCTAAGTGTAATCTTAAAAAAATGACAAAAATGACACTTCGATTAAATTATTCAACATATTTTAATCAAAATGATACCATAGAAGACTTACTTGCTCCATTAGGAAAAATGGATTTATTAAGAGCTGTAAGTTATTTAATAAACAGGACTAAATCAGAAAAAAATGCAGTTGATACAATTAGTAATTGGTTTAATGATAAAAACATACAAGCACAATTAATCCCAAAAACAAAAAGCAACACTTCTATTCTAAACATTATTAGCAGTTTAAATTTATTAACATACATTACAGAAAAAGCAGATACAAATACTGAAGAAATAATTAGCCCTAATGACTTTGAATTAAGATTATTTAAATCATATCTTTTATTAAATTCTGAACAGGATAAAATTGAAGTAGCAGGACAAAAAAACTTACCTATCGATGGTTCAGAAGAGAAATTAAGTGCTTCTTTAATTACACTTTTATATCATGATTATGATTTACAAAATTATATTCTTCAGGAAGTTTTTTTAGTTCAGCTCATAAAATCGATTGATTTTTTTCAATTTATTGAAAAAGACAATAAACTTAAAAATCATCTTTCTTTATTTCTTTCTAAATATAATTGCAAAACTTGGACTGAATGGATAATGAATTTATTAAATCTAATTTTACCTATTCTCGATCATAATGATGAAACGTATTCGGAGTTTAGGCTTGATAGAGATGAAAACTTTGATACAAGTACAACTTTTTTAAGTTTATTTACAATTCCTCTTGAATACGAAGAACTTCCGGATTTTATACACTTAAGGAGTAATCCAATTTTAAAAATCAATGATGAAACCTTCATCATAATTAACAAATTATTTTTAGTCGAAAGAATTTTTAAAAGTCTAGTCTTTGAATTCAGTTTAAAAATTAATAAAGAAGTTAAAGAAGAATATCAACTAAAAGATTTTAGAGCGACCTATTGTGACAATTTTTCTGAACAAACACTACTCTATAACGCTTTATACAATTGTTTTCCTAATAATCCTAAATGGAGTAAAATTAAAGGTGAAGATTTCAAAAAAATGAAATATTCATCCGAGCCTGATTATTATGTAAGATTCAAAAATAAAGTGCTAATTTTTGAAAGCAAAGATGTAATCTTAAAAGGAAACGAAAAACATTCCAGAGATTATTCTATACTCTCTAAATGTTTAAAAGAGAAATTTTTAAAAATTGAAAAAAACAACAATATCAGTAAAAAAGCAATCTTACAAATAATTGAAAATATTAGACGAGTTTTGGACAAATATTATGACAAAATTGATACTAATTACAAAACAGAATTTTTAAATTTCTATCCAATACTAGTGGTTCACGACAGACAATTTGACACACCCGAACTTAACCGATTAATCAATATATGGTTTAAAAAAGAATTAGAAAAGGCTTTCAATAAAAGTGAACAATTTAAAATTAATGAGCTAGTAATTATTAATATTGATACTTTAATTTTGTATCAAGAGCATTTTAAAAAAAGAGGAATATATGGATTGGAAATTATGATTAATAAATATTTCGAATTTAAAAAACCTAGAATATGTAAAAACCAGAAAGAGTTGGAACAGAAATATTTAGAAACTTCTATTTCTTTTTCCGATTTTATAGCTAAAGAATTCAATAAAACCAATTTCAAAAAAGTTCCATCATTTGTTAATGAATATATAAATAAGCTAATCTAA
- a CDS encoding YbbC/YhhH family protein → MKKHNVVLVVFLLIFFNSFSQEKTKSQKVIKCEAEKPNLVFKDLVPDKETAIKIAEAILVPIYGKKIYKQRPFVATLKSPNVWAIEGTLHTTKGGVAYIEIQKKDCKILKVYHEK, encoded by the coding sequence ATGAAAAAGCATAATGTAGTATTAGTGGTTTTTTTATTAATATTCTTTAATTCATTCTCCCAAGAGAAAACCAAGTCACAAAAGGTAATAAAATGTGAAGCAGAAAAACCTAATTTGGTATTTAAGGATTTAGTTCCTGATAAAGAAACTGCAATAAAAATAGCTGAAGCTATTTTAGTGCCTATATATGGTAAAAAGATTTATAAACAGAGACCGTTTGTAGCAACGTTGAAGTCACCAAATGTGTGGGCTATAGAAGGAACATTACATACAACAAAAGGTGGTGTTGCTTACATAGAGATACAGAAGAAAGATTGTAAAATATTGAAAGTTTATCATGAAAAATGA
- a CDS encoding DUF4329 domain-containing protein — protein MNWDSFKWRNYDYAIGRFMCIDPLAEKYSFQSPYNFSENRVIDSRELEGLEAYRLFRTEKEAANNWGQQYSGKSIRENKEFGSTIGKSIDAKGNVGYSYAPPAPGDNDGVTISDAPEGTTPTADIHAHGAYDSEYFNNDFSRGDKKGNDNTGLNGYLTTPSGTLQKYNPKTKAITIVNETQASDPKDPDRKNNISPNEKKTEKPTSDSKQKTNTNVWPEIKPLIPTIPAK, from the coding sequence TTGAACTGGGACAGCTTCAAGTGGAGAAATTATGATTATGCAATTGGAAGATTTATGTGTATTGACCCGTTAGCGGAGAAGTATAGTTTCCAGTCGCCATATAATTTCTCTGAAAACAGAGTTATTGATTCGAGAGAATTAGAAGGATTAGAAGCATACAGATTATTTAGAACGGAAAAGGAGGCGGCTAATAATTGGGGACAGCAATATAGTGGTAAATCGATTCGTGAAAATAAAGAATTTGGTTCAACGATTGGAAAGAGCATTGATGCTAAGGGCAATGTTGGATATTCCTATGCCCCGCCAGCTCCTGGCGATAATGATGGTGTTACAATTAGTGATGCACCAGAAGGGACAACGCCAACTGCTGATATACACGCTCACGGAGCATATGATTCAGAATATTTTAATAATGATTTTTCTCGTGGAGACAAAAAAGGCAATGACAATACAGGACTGAATGGCTACTTAACAACTCCAAGTGGAACTCTTCAAAAATATAACCCTAAAACTAAGGCAATAACAATTGTAAATGAGACACAAGCAAGTGACCCAAAAGACCCTGATAGAAAAAATAACATTTCCCCAAATGAAAAGAAGACTGAAAAGCCAACTTCGGATAGTAAACAAAAAACAAATACTAATGTTTGGCCAGAAATTAAGCCTTTAATTCCAACAATTCCAGCAAAATAA
- a CDS encoding IS1 family transposase, whose protein sequence is MKIKCNFCNGKCIKNGLQSNGNQRYKCCACKKRQQIEYSYNAYKKDINQEIVLFTREGLGIRSTARILKISATTLLKRIVSIARNITKPIISKGKTYEVDELCTYIRHKKNYIWLVYALEKNSRTVVSFSVGKRTNKTLNRVLETLKLSEAKKIFTDRLKNYRYLLDQEMHSVKRFGTNHIERKNLTLRTHLKRLNRRTICFSKSLVIFTAVMKIYFWF, encoded by the coding sequence ATGAAAATAAAATGTAATTTTTGCAATGGTAAATGCATAAAAAATGGATTACAATCTAACGGAAATCAGCGTTATAAATGTTGTGCTTGCAAAAAAAGACAGCAGATTGAATATAGCTACAACGCTTACAAAAAGGATATCAATCAGGAAATAGTGCTGTTCACCAGAGAAGGATTAGGAATAAGAAGCACGGCAAGAATATTGAAAATATCAGCTACAACATTACTAAAAAGAATTGTTTCAATTGCTAGAAACATTACCAAGCCAATTATCAGCAAAGGTAAAACTTATGAAGTCGATGAACTTTGCACTTATATCAGACACAAGAAAAATTATATCTGGCTGGTTTATGCATTGGAAAAGAATTCTAGAACTGTTGTAAGTTTTAGCGTTGGAAAACGAACCAATAAAACGCTGAATCGTGTTTTGGAAACTTTAAAATTATCAGAAGCTAAAAAGATATTTACAGACAGATTGAAAAATTATCGATATCTGCTTGATCAGGAAATGCATTCTGTCAAGCGATTTGGGACAAATCATATTGAAAGAAAGAATCTGACGCTGAGAACTCATCTGAAAAGACTCAACCGCAGGACAATCTGCTTCAGTAAAAGTTTGGTTATTTTTACTGCTGTTATGAAGATTTATTTTTGGTTTTGA
- a CDS encoding Panacea domain-containing protein, with translation MRNFNLHKEKAVNSLLFVTHQLEKADTHKTYKILYFADQKHLLKYGRPIFGDTYVKMQYGPVPSFVKNVVDEEIEGLEEVVAKYHRFNLQPLTEANLDYLSQSDLECLRESIEENKNLSFIELTNKSHDDAYNRSYWVINYLDMAKAIGADEKTLKYINQQMINESIQLA, from the coding sequence ATGAGAAATTTTAATTTACATAAAGAAAAAGCCGTTAATAGTCTTTTGTTTGTGACTCACCAGCTTGAAAAAGCTGATACTCATAAAACTTACAAGATTTTATACTTTGCAGATCAAAAGCATTTGCTAAAATATGGAAGACCAATTTTTGGTGATACATATGTAAAAATGCAATATGGTCCCGTTCCTTCATTTGTAAAAAATGTAGTTGATGAAGAAATAGAAGGATTGGAAGAGGTAGTAGCAAAATACCATAGATTTAATTTACAACCTTTAACAGAAGCGAACTTAGATTATTTGTCTCAGAGCGATTTAGAATGCCTTAGAGAATCAATTGAAGAAAATAAGAATTTATCATTTATTGAGTTAACAAACAAATCTCATGACGATGCTTATAATAGATCTTACTGGGTTATTAATTATCTAGATATGGCTAAAGCTATAGGTGCTGATGAAAAAACTTTAAAATATATTAATCAGCAAATGATTAATGAAAGCATTCAATTGGCATGA
- a CDS encoding tyrosine-type recombinase/integrase, with product MENKKPDLEKYLKGILSKSTAESYMYTINHFLNTNPKAKRYQYKDIVRHMDKVSRKQSNVQYRVRILSAIKKYYDYLVMCGYRNDHPCRKLNIKIKGNQTIQVQDLFNSDELQLLMERENRYKHLDVRNSVLISLLIYQGLASDEIARLALKDIDLDNGTVYIKGSANLNKRTLELVPKQMILFHNYINETRPSLLRGSTDKFILTKLGRPIVVNSILAMIEPLRGLFPDRKLNPQTVRMSVICNWLNEKNIPLERVQELAGHKWPGTTEKYIKVNSSHQREIINRYFPF from the coding sequence ATGGAAAATAAAAAACCTGATCTTGAAAAGTACCTAAAAGGAATACTCTCCAAATCGACAGCAGAAAGCTACATGTACACCATCAATCATTTTTTAAATACCAATCCGAAGGCTAAAAGATACCAGTACAAAGATATAGTAAGGCATATGGATAAAGTGAGCCGGAAGCAGTCCAATGTCCAGTATCGGGTAAGGATACTGTCAGCCATTAAAAAATATTATGACTATCTGGTAATGTGCGGGTATCGAAATGACCATCCCTGCAGAAAGCTTAATATCAAAATAAAAGGCAACCAGACCATTCAGGTGCAGGATCTGTTTAACTCAGACGAACTTCAGCTTTTAATGGAAAGAGAGAACCGCTACAAGCATCTTGATGTAAGAAACAGCGTTTTGATTTCCCTTTTGATTTATCAGGGGCTTGCAAGTGATGAAATTGCAAGGCTGGCTCTTAAGGATATTGATCTGGACAACGGTACAGTTTATATCAAGGGTTCTGCCAATCTCAATAAAAGAACTCTGGAACTCGTGCCTAAACAAATGATTCTGTTTCATAATTATATTAATGAAACACGTCCTTCATTATTACGTGGCAGTACAGATAAATTCATATTGACCAAGCTTGGCAGACCTATTGTCGTGAACAGCATCCTTGCCATGATTGAGCCGTTAAGAGGATTATTCCCTGACAGAAAACTAAATCCGCAGACTGTCAGAATGAGCGTGATCTGCAACTGGCTAAATGAAAAAAATATTCCTTTAGAGAGGGTTCAGGAACTTGCTGGACATAAATGGCCAGGCACGACTGAGAAATATATTAAAGTGAACAGTTCACATCAGAGGGAAATAATTAATCGATATTTCCCTTTCTAA